Proteins from one Oncorhynchus masou masou isolate Uvic2021 chromosome 12, UVic_Omas_1.1, whole genome shotgun sequence genomic window:
- the LOC135550566 gene encoding transgelin-2-like — translation MANKGPSYGLSREVQSKIDKKYDQDLEERLTEWIIAQCGAGVGQPEAGKTGWQNWLKDGCVLCELINSLSSGNKPIRKIQSSGMAFKQMEQISQFLNAAEKYGITKTDMFQTVDLWEGKDLAAVQRTLMALGNLAVTRDDGTYRGDPNWFHKKSMENRRDFSEDQLNEGKSVIGLQMGTNKGASQAGMTGYGRPRQILNNNP, via the exons ATGGCAAACAAAGGTCCCTCCTATGGTCTGAGCCGTGAGGTGCAGAGTAAGATCGATAAGAAGTATGACCAGGATCTGGAGGAGAGGCTGACCGAGTGGATCATCGCCCAGTGTGGAGCCGGAGTGGGCCAACCTGAGGCAGGCAAGACTGGTTGGCAGAACTGGCTCAAGGACGGATGT gtgCTGTGTGAGCTGATCAACAGCCTGTCCAGTGGGAACAAGCCCATCAGGAAGATCCAGAGCTCAGGCATGGCCTTCAAACAGATGGAGCAGATCTCCCAGTTCCTCAACGCGGCTGAGAAGTACGGCATCACCAAGACTGACATGTTCCAGACAGTCGACCTCTGGGAGG GGAAAGACCTGGCTGCTGTCCAGAGGACCCTGATGGCCCTGGGAAACCTGGCTGTCACCAGGGACGATGGGACTTACCGTGGCGACCCCAACTGGTTCCATAA GAAATCGATGGAGAACAGACGTGATTTCTCAGAGGACCAGCTGAATGAAGGCAAGAGCGTCATCGGCCTGCAGATGGGCACCAATAAGGGGGCGTCTCAGGCTGGCATGACAGGGTATGGGCGACCCAGGCAGATCCTAAACAACAACCCCTAA